In Primulina eburnea isolate SZY01 chromosome 3, ASM2296580v1, whole genome shotgun sequence, one DNA window encodes the following:
- the LOC140827257 gene encoding uncharacterized protein: protein MANYGNHFLGPYTEPARGSGSNSQKKTNYSPSSKTLEIRPANGGGGEAKKRAHEGVQKKVDDEMQKNPNRIRAGDEGKPSKTSRVKHIFVDGVNHREKSDSFWDLDDPEIGWNKGRSIVGDYDMVHLMSLSTDSFAHSLAWNSCQGLSLASAVRVREERLRNCQDKLHEEVARLREENVRLTQEREKINVELLHVDKLKDFTILEEKYYTEVKTGDQFLDSEEGNNLLKRTEEKGVQNFKASSALREEVLDRAMIIHNEVVLDCRNQLRKKLVPEEIVMMIEPSVSEVGG, encoded by the exons ATGGCAA attacggtaatcactttctcgggccttacactgaGCCTGCCCGTGGGTCGGGTTCTAACTCGCAAAAGAAAACTAACTATTCACCATCAAGCAAAACTTTGGAGATTAGGCCTGCAAATGGGGGAGGAGGAGAGGCAAAAAAACGAGCTCATGAAGGGGTGCAAAAGAAGGTTGATGATGAAATGCAAAAGAATCCTAATAGGATCCGTGCGGGCGATGAAGGAAAACCTTCCAAGACTTCCCGTGTTAAGCATATCTTTGTCGATGGGGTGAACCATAGGGAGAAATCTGACTCTTTCTGGGATTTAGATGATCCAGAGATTGGATGGAATAAAGGACGGAGCATTGTCGGAGATTATGACATGGTCCATCTAATGTCGCTGTCCACGGATTCATTTGCTCATTCCCTTGCCTGGAATTCGTGTCAG GGTTTGTCGTTAGCTAGCGCTGTGCGAGTTCGGGAGGAAAGGCTGCGCAATTGTCAAGATAAGCTGCATGAGGAGGTTGCTCGATTGAGAGAAGAGAATGTTCGTCTTACTCAAGAGAGAGAAAAGATCAATGTGGAGCTTCTACATGTAGACAAGTTAAAAGATTTTACAATCCTCGAAGAGAAGTATTATACTGAGGTCAAGACTGGTGATCAATTCCTTGACTCCGAGGAGGgcaataatcttttgaaaaggaCTGAGGAGAAAGGCGTTCAGAATTTCAAAGCATCGTCAGCATTAAGAGAGGAGGTACTTGATCGTGCTATGATCATTCATAATGAGGTAGTTCTTGACTGTCGAAACCAACTAAGGAAGAAACTCGTGCCTGAAGAGATAGTGATGATGATTGAGCCCAGTGTCTCGGAGGTGGGTGGATGA
- the LOC140827258 gene encoding uncharacterized protein: MHVVYVDLERYTKSIRAIKHVEDLEECFEVLRKYRMKLNPEKCSFGVRGGKFLGFMVSQRGIEANTEKIKAILSMTTPRSVKGVQELTGRMTPLNRFISRSADKRPAILQSFKARKRIQVDGRMLASIRRLKEYISRTLHGAELRYTNIEKLALTLVVAGRKLRPYLLCHQVVVLTNHPLKQALSIPEASGRMFKWAVELSEFVLEFKPRPAIKAQVLADFLVEMTTNEAECSIKTWVVHVDGSSTSHGSGSGVLLESPQGYKLMYSIKCKLPTSNNEAEYKALVAGIKLALSAGARSLVVHSDSQLVLNQLNGTYEAKEEKMNQYVTQVNELLALLESYEKKQVPRENNEVADRLAKIASSWTNIDNRTITFLTISKEEAEKLGCNIFCVDGEEPSWKEEIVNYLMRDDLPRDPGAAHKLRIRAARFTVIEGELYKRCYSQWGISGVDLAKITPISITNPRHCYNHLKAPYPLSSGE; this comes from the exons atgcatgtggtttacgtggaccttGAGCGTTACACAAAAAGTATCCGAGCAATCAAGCATGTGGAGGACCTGGAAGAATGCTTTGAAGTATTACGAAAGTATCGCATGAAGCTAAATCCAGAAAAATGTTCTTTTGGTGTACGTGGTGGAAAGTTCCTTGGATTCATGGTTTCACAAAGAGGAATAGAGGCAAACACCGAAAAGATAAAAGCAATCTTAAGCATGACTACCCCGCGGAGCGTCAAGGGAGTACAAGAATTAACTGGAAGGATGACTCCTTTGAACCGTTTCATCTCTAGATCTGCAGACAAAAGGCCTGCCATTCTTCAAAGTTTTAAGGCAAGGAAAAGGATTCAAGTGGACGGAAGAATGTTAGCAAGCATTCGAAGACTTAAAGAA TATATAAGTCGGACCTTACATGGAGCTGAGCTCCGATATACCAACATTGAGAAATTAGCGCTTACCTTAGTAGTTGCCGGAAGAAAATTGCGCCCATATTTGCTATGTCACCAAGTGGTGGTGCTCACCAATCACCCTCTAAAGCAAGCGCTATCTATTCCAGAGGCGTCGGGTCGAATGTTTAAGTGGGCCGTTGAGCTGAGCGAATTCGTACTTGAGTTTAAACCTCGCCCAGCCATTAAAGCACAAGTTCTTGCAGATTTTCTTGTTGAAATGACCACAAATGAGGCAGAATGCTCCATCAAGACTTGGGTGGTCCATGTCGATGGATCCTCAACTTCGCACGGGAGCGGATCCGGGGTTTTGCTAGAAAGCCCTCAAGGTTATAAATTGATGTATTCCATCAAATGTAAACTCCCCACGTCAAATAATGAGGCCGAATATAAAGCACTCGTAGCAGGAATTAAGTTGGCTCTGTCGGCAGGAGCAAGAAGTCTGGTGGTGCACAGTGATTCTCAGCTAGTCTTGAACCAACTCAATGGAACTTACGAAGCGAAAGAGGAAAAAATGAACCAATATGTGACCCAAGTTAACGAATTACTCGCTCTACTGGAGAGCTATGAGAAAAAACAAGTGCCCAGGGAAAATAATGAAGTGGCAGACCGTCTGGCCAAGATAGCCAGTTCCTGGACTAACATAGACAACAGAACAATAACTTTCTTGACAATCAGTAAAGAGGAGGCAGAGAAGCTCGGCTGCAACATCTTTTGCGTAGATGGAGAAGAACCAAGCTGGAAAGAAGAGATTGTTAACTATTTAATGCGTGACGATCTCCCTCGAGATCCCGGCGCTGCACATAAGCTAAGGATAAGAGCTGCACGATTCACAGTTATAGAAGGAGAGCTTTATAAAAGATGTTACTCTCAGTGGGGAATAAGCGGTGTCGATCTTGCCAAGATCACGCCAATTTCCATCACCAACCCGCGACATTGTTATAACCACTTGAAAGCCCCCTACCCTTTGTCCAGTGGGGAATAG